gttcaaggaaccaataccaactgtctatgttctcattctcaacaaatgcaaatgcgagcggaacaatttggttgttgcaatctacactgattgcggtgagtatctgacctttataccttccagtcaaaaatgtgccatcaatgcagatcaccggaagacaaaactgaaatgctctaacagaagtacctatgcaaaagaaggctcgttgcataattctttgtcccctagtcacggctggtaaaaggtatgtgtcataaaagcttccaggatttctagcagcaacctgggataacatacgaggtaggttatcatatgatgcctcgtatgtgccgaaccgcatctcgaacaccctttgtttagcccgccatgccttcaaataactgatggtgtactggtaagtctgctcaatgtgtcgaacaatcatttttggctcataatttaggttgtccataataaacccatacatttgctttgcaacaaagtcgcatgatatattgcgatgcgagggaagaacttctgacagcaaacaagtgtgctctgtgataatggaacatttccagtttgacttccattttcccttgaatgcatgtactcgccatggacatccagcattcacacacttcacctcatattctttactgccagactttacgactctgaattctcgtttcaatgagattgcccatagtctcacagcatcttttacggcttcaatgtttgaatatgttgcaccttgcactacctcattccctctgtactctcactcctgatttcgtacatcttctgcgacatgactgccaaaaccatgctctttccactcttttggcaatgagtactgctcgtcatcagatgagtcctcatattcttccatctctattgcggtttggtcttctgccttcATCTCGTCCAGAAtactatgtatcctctctccctcatcagcagagccctgtggtcccatgttttggttctttgTCTCTtatgactcatcttgctcaacataattggtctctcttcgaatactcggagtttcttgatctgcacaatgttggatttcattttgtgtcttctcccggatttgaacaagaatggccagaggccacccacgctctagagctgtttgcatgtacttctgccagtcatcagtgctgtgtatcatcattaattcccataattcactttctacctcccaattaacaagagactggacagtgatcacatgtgtcaacggatcaacatggaacccacgctgcagccacttacatatggaaccaaaactcctttctagaggtttatctatgccgctagatgtgcgcttaaaggcagaaagatctactccatttggcccatacataacattgtattcaccataaaatacttgaaactgcatcttgctcgacatatctgtatatcacataatacttatcgagttatactctttacttcactaccttattcaataatccgtaaaaactaagtatgaaattcaattacaacgtataagtattcataactacgtgatgacactcaaattctatactgcataaatggttctactaattttctaaactaatttactactacgtaactacaaactaaagtatcattgaactcctacttaaatggttctactatagcactaattaaatcaaattactcatattaaaatacgtagtacttaaatataacaatatttaaactaaatgtactaacctgcagatcacaagtgctgaatccggcagagcttcgccgctttccttctcctcactcctctcttttttttctggatttttggtgaaaTTTTCGGGCttaaatgaggagggaaggggagggcttgAGCTTATATAGAgggtacccccggtcgcccgcggggcgggggggggggggggcgacaggcccccctgtcgcccgcggggggcggggggggggggggggggggcgacaggccccctgccgcgcccgtgggctgggcccagcggcggtcgcccgtgggctgggcgacaggcccctgtcgccccccccaacgggcgacaagtttttttttatttttatttccaGGGACTttattgcaaatttgaaaaaaaaaatttcacttAAGGCCtttcgccctatggggggcgaccgggggtatttttgaaatatttcaaaacggacatatatttttgaaattttaatttttaaaaaatataaaaataaaaaaatttccgTTCCCAGTCACCCCAAATTCTCGAAGTCAGGCCTGCAAATGCAACCCAATTTCCCAGCtctgccgtgccgtgccgtgagGATCtggcgcggtcgcggtggcgccccccccccccccccccccacccgatccacgcctGCGCACGAACGCGCGCCGTCCCACCACCACACGCGGAACGCAACAGACCACCGCGGCGTCGCCCGCGACCCGCAGGCCAGAGCAGAGGCCAACCCGAAGCCCACCGCTCGTCGGttgcgcctgctgctctgctctgcctcgcctcgcctcgcctcgcctcggccccccccccccccccctcccctcgcTCGCCCGCTCTCTCGCTCGTCTCGCTTCGTCTCCATTTCCTCCCCACCTCACCGCACCCGCGTCAACcaaccaaaccctagaaggctctcgctcgccccccccccccccgtccccAATCCCTCGCCGCCCCCCCTCGATCCCCGCCGCCTGCTGGCCAAAACCCTAcgcctctccctcgccgccgggtaAGCTCCTCGTCTGCCCCCGCCccttcccccctctctctctctctctctctctctctctctctctctctctctctctctctctctctctctctctctctctctgatccCTCGCTGGCTCGATTCGGTTCGGGCGTGGCGTCCGGCGCGCCCCGCGGTTTGATCCGCCGGAGCGCGGGAATGCCACCGCTCGTCGGAGCGTGGGCGGGCGCCGCGCGCCCCGTGGAATTTCGACGCGGGGACGGGGGTCCGCCCGGTGCCCGGGGGATCGCGTGATTCCGCGGTGGGGGACGACTGGGGCGGGAGGCCCCACGCGTTCATGGGCATGGAGCAGCTCTTCACGTGGAGAATTCCTGGTGAATTCGGTGAGGGCGAGGTGGTTGCTCGCCTGGATTGCAGGGCGATTGTGCTGTAGGGTTTCGCGAGAAGAGAAATTTTGCTTTGCTACCCTCTGGCTGATGGTTAGGCCTTACAATTCAGGGGATGAGGAATGCCAGCACTGTTTTCCTGGAGGCTAATAGATGCCGAATGCTCATGCAGCCAAAATTCTGGTTATGGTTACTTGCAAGATTCCTGTTTTGATTCGATAATCCGACAAAAAAGGGGAACGTAAGCGAATATACTCGGAGCCAATCCCATGAGTCGGAGTTCTCAGATTCTGCAACGCTTTATCATTTTGTCGTTATGGGCGCAAAGGTTGTTTTCTGTTGCTTGGTTATTGGACATGGGAGATCGAAGCAAGCATGCTTTTCTTTTTGAGATGAAAAACAACTGAAACTGAACATCAGTAGTCAATGGAGGTTTCATCCGAATGGAAGTGGAGCCGAAATATCTCTGATATTGAGTTGCTTTTTGGCGTGGGAGCTTTGGGTTAGTTGTCGTGTAGTGAGCAAGATGGCAATTCATGTATTATCAGGTCATCAGGCCTCCTTATTGCTATTAGGCTAATTGCAATAGATAACGTTGCATCGAAGTTGTTTCCTTAATTTAACGGCTGTTTGAGTTGGCGTTGCTGTTTGACATTCTTATATTTGGTCAGACGTACACGTTTTGATACTTCTCAATTGCTGTTAGTTTTTTACTTGGAGATATGAATATTGTTTATTTGTTATGGTTGAACTTTCCTCATTTGCCAAGAGGAAGATCAGTACAGTACATATATTTTGTTAAGagtgtttatttttcttcaaatttgattGCAGGTAAAAGCAGTGTAATTACTTGTCTAAAATGCCGTCTGCATCCAAGTCCAAGTCGAAAGACAGATCAGCTGCAAAAGTTACAAAAGAGCAACCTAAGGTTGCTGGAAAGCCAATGGGGAATGGTACGCTTGCAAGTTCTTACAACAACCTCTCTGGAAAGTTTCATGTTCTGGAACCATCGGCGTCTTTGTTGGGTAGCCAAGGTATTGATAAATTCAGGAATACAGATGAAATAGATGAGCATTCTCGTAGCTCCCATGGTACAGGGGACTTCGATTGTGCCTCCAATAATGGAAGCTGTTCTGGTGAGTCAGAAGATCCAAAGGAGAAAGCAACCAGTACTACGTCTCGAGTGGACTCTGTTCTGGGATGTGATATTGATAAACGTGAGAAGATCAGACAGAAGAATGAGAAGAAGCATCAACGGCAGAAGGAGAGGCGTGCCCAGGAATTACATGAGCGTTGCAAGGGATACCTTATGTCTAGAAAGTTGGAGGCACTCGCGCAGAAGCTTGTCGCGATGGGTTTCTCAGCAGATCAAGCAACGATGGCCCTTATACAGAATGAGGGTTGCGTTGAGGAGTCTGTTACCTGGCTCTGCAACTTTGATGGCAGTGAGGAAACTAAGCAACAACTTGCAGCTGATCAACAGTCTGGGGTCAACTTGAAGATTGATATAGCTGACGAGCTTGCAAAAATTGCGAGCTTGGAGGCGAAATATAAGTGTACAAAGCAAGAGGTTGAAAGGGCAGTTGTTTCCTGTGAGGGTGATCTAGAAAAGGCTGAGGAGGTCTTGAAGACACATAAGCAAGAATCAACTGCAGCACCATCTAAGCCTGAAGGTTCTGGCGATTCAGGTGGCTTGCCTAACAAGCAGCAGGTCGTACTTGCGCAGAACCCTGCAAGGCCTCAAACAAATGGATTTTCTTCAGTAGGAGTTCAGCAaatgaggagagagaaggacTTAAACTATAAGCTTCTGATGAATGGTAGTGGTCCAAAGGAACCTGCAATTAAAGGCTTTCAGCCACTGGCTGCATCAATGAAGCTAGAGATGGGCCGCCAACAACTTGTACAACCTGAGAAGAGGTGTCTTAGTGCCAACTcagttccatcagttccttaTGTGGCATCATCTCCATTGCCTGTTGCAGTACCGCAACTGAAGTCAGACATGCGGCATGTGGCAGGAGGCAATGAGGTGAAAAGTGTGATGCCCAATGGAAGCTTGCGAGAGTCAGTAGTTGTAATGCAGCGTCCTCAATCCGCAGGTTCCAAGCAGAGCCTACCATCCACCAGCCATAGTATGTTTGCATCAGAGCCATCTTCAAGGAAGTGGTACTTAAATGGTGCATCAGGTGTTGAGATGATGTTGAATGGTGGCTTGGGGCATGAACTAAGGAATATGAGTTTGGACAATGTTAGTTCTGCCAGGCCGTTTGGACATACAAACCATCAACAAAGTTTCGTTTCCAATCCTATAGAGCTGGCTGCCAATGGTTGGGGTGGCACCTGGAGTTCTGGAGGTACATCATCCTCCCGTTCTGTGGCGTCATCACTCGGGGCATTTAGAGGGTGGAACTCATCTGAATCCTCCTCTACATTGTCTCATTCTGATTGGAGAACCAATGGGCCGGCACCTTATGACTACACCTCAGTAGACTGGAGTGTCGACACAACGTTGTTGAACCCAGCGGCAAAGAGCGAGCGGCTGTCAGACACATGGTCAACCATGTTCATGGGCGGCAGATCCGGAAGGGCAGCTGGGAACCTCAGCGGTGCAGGCATCGCTGGGTTGCATGACAGTAACCATCCAATGGATCCTGCTCCATCACCTCGTCCATATGAGTGGCCTTCTTTCTGCAGGGGAGGATCTTCCTAGTTCCCCCTACCCTGTAGGTAAGAGGCCATTGAATAAAAAAAGTAAAAgttgtcatttgtttcttttcttgttttggtccTCAGTTGCAGTTGGTTGAAAAAGTTTTACTTTGTGTATCGAACCGTGCTTGTGTATCTTGACTGTTGGCCGAGATAAGTCATCTTCCTGCGAAACCATTGTGCATGAAAAATTAAAGGGGGGAGAGTTGGATCTATCTTGGCTGAAATGCAGTTCCCTGTATTTTATATGTGTATAGTCACTTAGTGCTTCACCATCACAGTTTGGCTCATTAGCCCATTACCATTCTCGATTAAAGCATGGCCTCTTACTGGGCTGATTCTAAAGAAGGCGcgattttttccttttctacttTTGCTAAGGATTTTCTTTGAAACTAACAAATGCAATTCTTCTGTTTTCCAGAAGGATGGTGAGGTTCAAATAATATATCTAGATTTATGTTAGCGTTATGTAGCATAACCTGTGTTTCAGTCACGTGTACTTTCCGAAATGCTATTTTACGCCCATAAGATCTAAGCAGTTCCTTTGCTTCATGTGGATATTTAGAGTTATTTGTTTGtttgagcttttttttttccatcttTTGGGTCTGTCAATTTTCTTGCACCTGTGGTGTTAGAAACTTAAGCAGAGCTTACCAAATTAGTTGTAACCTCTTAGTTTTTGAAACTATGGTGCTTAACATGGCATCCTCATTAGACTTAGTAGATCTGTGAAGAACAAACATCTTATTCATTGCTGAATTCTACTATGACCCTCAGAAATTACTGGTGTAATTAGCATACCCAACCATCCTTCTCATTGACTATGGTGTTATTACTTATTAGTGCAACTAGTCTTTTTATAATTGAAATGGTGCCCTTTGATGTCTAAAGTAGATGTACATTCAATGTCTTTTACTAGTCGAATCTGTCATCCTTGTGCATACCTGCTTGTTTTTCTGAATCAATATGGATGAATGGCGGTGCTGCTAGTGGAATTTGTCATCATTTTGCTAGTGCCTGCTTGTCTTTCCGAGTTATGCATGCACAACAATACAGAATGGTGCTGCTGCTCGTAAAGTGTCGATGGGATAAGCTTGAGGTACCTTATTCTTTCCTTATATGATTGTGTGGTGGGTCGCTTCTTTGTTTTTGGTGCACCTTATGTTGTGATACATAATACATCTCGTATTGTCTTGTCCTAGACGGCAGACGCTATAATCTTATGAGGGACGtttattctttctttcttttttgttgcGCAAAAGGCTCATTTTGTTGCTAACTGGTAGGTTTCGTTCCAAGATTGTTATACTTTCACTTCGATTGGAGCTTCTGCCGCCTTTGCGAAATCTCTCTGCCCTGCACTTGTGATGCTCAAATATAAACGTTGTAAGAATATGTTCCAGCCAACAGCTCGAGAATTATTTTGGCTGCAGCTATATCAACGGGTGTTGCTATATCCCGCAGGGGTTTTCGATACAGATTCAGTGTTGAGTTGTCGATGCCGGTGTGCGATTCCTGTGTGTGGCCTTGCTAAAATTTCGTCAGTTGTCGCTGATGCTTCAGAAATCTGGCTATCTGAGCACACGACCGAGACTGGCTGAGAATAAACCGCGTGGCCAAACATTCCGCCGGTTCTGCCAacctgccgccgcggccggagaCCACCGCGGCACCGCCACAGTCCCTTCACCTCCCGGTCAAGttggccggcgccgcgccgggcgggcggcggggcgggcgatTCGCTCGCTACTCGCCGAAGCGAATGCGATCCGCTGCCCGGGAGCGGCGCATGTGCGCCGTGGTCAGGCGGAGTGCATCTGGCCTAGACCTGGCTCTCGCGGCGAGGGCGCCAATCATGGCCCATTTTTCCGTCTGGCCAGACCATGCTCTTCAGTCATCACAGAATCACAGGGGCGGCGGGTTCGGCAGGCACGCACGCGCAAGggtgccggcgcggcggcgcgcggccttTCGCGTCGCCGTCCGGCGTGCATCGATTCGGAGTTAGAAGCAGGACGACGCGGTTGGTTTTGGTTGGCGCGCGGCGCCAAATATTCTGACGCGGTGCATGTCGATGTCCCGTTCAGGTTATTCGAGTTCGACCGCGTTGTTCGCCTGCTGCTCCCGGTTCCGGCCGGCAGGGTCAGCCTGCCCACGTGAAGCGCGGAGGCGGTTCTCTCGCCATATCTTGTCACCCGGATTGTTGGGTCCGCCAGGGATCGAAGCCGGATACGCTAGCTAATGGGCGCTTCTCCAGATCGGCACGAACAGAGAGCTCACGTCGTTGAGGAATTGTTCAGGTGCCCAGTTAGAACGCATTACAGTTTAGGACACATGTGTGGTAACAGTAAGGCAAAGTTGTTGAGGACTCGAGAATGGTTTCATGAGATTTAGTCCGTCTGTTTCAAATTGTATGTCGTTTTGACATATCTAAATATATAGATTTTACTATGCATATAGATATAGGCTATGTCTAGAAACATAATAAAATCTATGTATCTAATAAATTTATCAAAAACAAACTACAAactggaatggagggagtacgctTTTCTCTGTGTGTTTTTTTTGGCAGAACACGAGGCACACGACGCCGCAGGACATATACCTTCTCGGCGATGTACTTTCCAAGAtccattttttttttacaagtggACGGGTGCACGGTCGTGTGTATCTGTGGGTGCTCGGCGCCGAGGTGAAAGCCTAGCTGCTTGCTACGAGCATTTTCAGGCGCGCGTGGATGTGACCAAAAGCGGCACGTACTACACAACACACCCAACCTCCCGATTCTGGTGCTCTCGGTACGCCTGCCGATCGGGGGGACACAGATGCTCCACTGAAagtgagagagaaaaaaaaacaaattccgAGCCCAAGAGGAGATCCATCCCCCAAGCCCCAGAAATGATCTCTCGACAACACTTGGATCGAGCCAACGAGCCGTGCGCTCCTCGAACTCTCGCTGCTCATCACGATAAGTTGGCTGAGCCGCCGAACGCGCTTGGCATCCGGCCACTGCCCGTACACGGCCGGTCGCCACCGCAGAGCCCCGCCATGGGCGGCGCGCGAGATGACGCGCACTCCCCTCCCAACCCGCACTCTGCCGaccgcccgcccgccgtccCGTCGCACTCGCGCGGCAGGGCGCGCCGGCCGGAGTGGCGCGGCACGACCTACCTGCCGACGACCCACACTGGCCGGGGGACGGGTGGGGGGGACGCACCGCCCGATCCCGTCGCGACACCTGCGCGCGCCAGTGGCCGCGACCGCGACAGGCAGTAGGCACCCGCCCGCCCACGTCGCCACGCGGCACCGCGGCCCAGGTTGGGTTGCCCGGCCGCCCGCCCTCCCGCGTGCGCGCTCAGTCACACCGTCGATATCACCCACCCGTCGCCGTCCGGCCGACGCGCGCGGCGGTCGGCAGAGCTGGAGTGCAGGCTATGATACGAGGATATTTCGCAAAACTCACGTACCGGTATCGGATATCCGTACTCCACGGATATTCCCGGATACGTATCCAATAAGTATCGGACTATTtaggtattttcaaataataaaaataaatcggaTAGTCGTGGGATACCTGTGGATACCTGTCCGATACCTTCAAACCCTAACAACACCACTCAATCGCTTCGTATAAAAGTCCTCCGTTCAGCTGTGCCACCCTCTCATCCCCACTCGCGCAGCCGCATGCCCGCAACAGCCTCGCACGGCTCCCTTGCTGTCACCGCCGCTCGGCCACCCGcccacgcctcctcctgctccttctccgCTGCTCATCGCTCCcttgccgtcaccgccgcccggccacccGCCTGTGCTTCCTCCGGCTCCTTCCCCATCGCTCGTTGCTCCCTTGCCGTCACCTTCGCCCGCCCACCCGTCCGTGCCTCCTACTGCTCCAGCGGCTGCGCGGCCTGTCCAGACAGAGGCTTGCATATCTGTTAAAGCACTATTTAGGGTAGTGCTGCGCTGCTGGAGCTCACCGCTGgcgggccgccatggccgccggagcATGCCTCTGgacggcccgcgcggccgccagaGGGGGAGAGGATGAGCCGCGGCctccggagagggagaggaggagccgcggccgccggagttggccgctacccagagaaagagagagagagtgccgGAGGTTGGGGAAGAAGACGGCCGACATCCATTCGTGGAACAGACAAACATGTAAAATAAGGTtggttcttttttcctttgcccattcccttttctaataattatagaacatatgaatatatgagtTTATGATGCATTATAGTCTCTGGAACTTCTATTTTCTCACATTCTAgttcttgaaatttttatttatttttatttttatatatattggcgTATCCCTGTATtcttgttttttaaaaaatagcgTATCAGAGTATCCACGTATCGCGTACCGGTATCCATATCCGCGTATCCGGGCAACATAAGTGCAGGCTGCCCTGGAGCGCACGCACCTTTAGTCCCGCCAGGCTTCTTCTTGATACGTCGACGGCGTGTATGCGGATGCGTCTTTAATCAGGTACTCCATATTGAATAATCGACCGGTGTGATGGATGCATGGATGGGaatcaggggcgaagccagccaCATGGCGGTCGCCGGGGTCATCTTCGTTTTTCGATGGGTCCGTAACATTAAAATCAGTGATGAACAGTATATTTGTATAGGATTGCCCGAATTTTGTCGGGGTCAGCTGACCTGTTGGCAAAAGCTTTAGCTTCGCCACTGGATGGGATGATGGTCATGTGCAATTCCGAACTCACTAACACGGGGAGTTGCGGCAGCCAAGCAGGGATACTGAGAACTTGGAGGATGGTACTTATTTTCATGAGTGAAAATTAGCCGCCCAGTGTTTTTTACTAAATTACATTGAATAACACTTCATCCGTCCTAGAATATAGTTATTTTTAGATTTTCTCCAAAGGTAAACCTTTTAAACTTTGACCGTAtatgataaaaaaaaataaagattgaCAACATAAAAGTAATATTATTTTATTCATATTGAAACCAACTATCATAACATATAATCTTTTCTATTTAaaagtaattattttttaaGATATTATTAGTTGAAAGATGAAAATATTTGATTTTAAAAAGTAAAAAGTTGTTATATTTTAGAACGGAGGTAGAAGTATTTTTTTAAAGGGAGTAATGACCAATAGAACGTAATGCCTCATTTAGTTTGAAGGTTTATATGAATTTTGAATGATTATTGTACTTAGGATTTTTTCCCCTATAGATCCTTTGGAATCAGTGGCGAAGGCGAGGGACTGGAGGGGCGAGTCAACCCTAAGTCCATATAACCCCATAATGATCCTATCACTACtataaaaatgatttgtaggaacTTTCCAATTTTTTTAGGAGCGGACCAAAATATCAACCATTGCTATAAATAGAGcgggattactgtagcatcagaCTCGCCCTAGAAAAGCATTTTTAGGAGCGGGTCACCccttcacccgcccctaaaaatttttaggggcgggtgacgccatgaaccgcccctaaaaatggtggcatttgtaggggtgggtcaTGAACTCACCCGTTCctacaaatatatttttaggagcgggtgaTGGCATGGTCCGCCCTTACAAATGGTTTCATacaaaaaattcataactttttcatatgatctcggatggagtcaaactttatatcaaaattgtagagaacGACGAGgcctaaaactttgtagttgataaaTTTCTCATTTGAGGTCATCTAATGGTCCAAAAAATTAGTATAAGTTAtctaatagctataactatatagtatctcatataactcaagtcatactttgaggttttcacaatcttaacctttatatacactgaaatatagttggcattttttttgtttctatagttcacaataactatagtgtaaaagtttcaatttttttaatttgatttgctatatgtaaacaattaaataaattttcggataaaatagaaaactatttttagaggtgggtggcggcatcacccgcccctacaaatgatttttAAGGGCGGGtaatggcgtcacccgcccctacaaatcaatttttgagttaatataaaagaatagtATACCTCACAGAGTCACAATTGCAAGTGTAGTGTAGTGGTAAGGAAGGTACGCGCGAGGCTGGAGGTCGGCGGTTTGAATCCCAGGCGATGCAAGCGAGTTTCTTTCATCAAAAAAATCGTAGCATGACACTACATGTTAGTGGTGGTGGCTGGTTG
The nucleotide sequence above comes from Panicum virgatum strain AP13 chromosome 3K, P.virgatum_v5, whole genome shotgun sequence. Encoded proteins:
- the LOC120698718 gene encoding uncharacterized protein LOC120698718, whose protein sequence is MPSASKSKSKDRSAAKVTKEQPKVAGKPMGNGTLASSYNNLSGKFHVLEPSASLLGSQGIDKFRNTDEIDEHSRSSHGTGDFDCASNNGSCSGESEDPKEKATSTTSRVDSVLGCDIDKREKIRQKNEKKHQRQKERRAQELHERCKGYLMSRKLEALAQKLVAMGFSADQATMALIQNEGCVEESVTWLCNFDGSEETKQQLAADQQSGVNLKIDIADELAKIASLEAKYKCTKQEVERAVVSCEGDLEKAEEVLKTHKQESTAAPSKPEGSGDSGGLPNKQQVVLAQNPARPQTNGFSSVGVQQMRREKDLNYKLLMNGSGPKEPAIKGFQPLAASMKLEMGRQQLVQPEKRCLSANSVPSVPYVASSPLPVAVPQLKSDMRHVAGGNEVKSVMPNGSLRESVVVMQRPQSAGSKQSLPSTSHSMFASEPSSRKWYLNGASGVEMMLNGGLGHELRNMSLDNVSSARPFGHTNHQQSFVSNPIELAANGWGGTWSSGGTSSSRSVASSLGAFRGWNSSESSSTLSHSDWRTNGPAPYDYTSVDWSVDTTLLNPAAKSERLSDTWSTMFMGGRSGRAAGNLSGAGIAGLHDSNHPMDPAPSPRPYEWPSFCRGGSS